From one Streptomyces sp. ICC1 genomic stretch:
- a CDS encoding BTAD domain-containing putative transcriptional regulator: MPVTRLVEAAWEDEPPATASHQIRKAVADLRQRIPGGSDLIATDGPGYRAVLEDGQLDLSAFLLHTQRAREALAGGRAADAEAELRAALALWRGPVLSGAGGPVVESASTALEERRLTAAEQLFQLRLEHGESSELVGDLRELVAAHPLRENLRGHLMLALYRSGRQAEALEEFGRVRELLVEELGVDPGPRLGRLHEDILRDSPELAAPCTLPYDLADFTGRDRELADLLAAAGDGDETGTRIVAVDGMGGTGKTSLAVRAAHRLAERFPDGQLHVDLRGYTPGEQPLRPGTVIAGLLRTLGVPGERIPEDPAGRAALWRATLVGRRLLLLFDNASDAAQVRPLLPASPGCLVLVTSRARLVELDGAEWISIGVMSPADSLALITETLGAERTEREPEAARALAALCGHLPLALRIATARLRNRSRWTVRHLVDRLGDETRLLDELSSGERSVAATLRLSYQAMDEDHRTAFRLLGLHPGAEIDVHSAAALLAVHTREAEDLLEDLLDMHLVQQPELGYYAFHDLVRSFAQSLRNTETAVDDTAAVERLLDYFYTATEAACGVLFPARSPYETGLTGSAATLPALGDADPATAWFDREAAALIAAVTAAEAGGFPRHAVWLARNLMFFLNMRTYTEQYLQVGKVAAAAARRLKDARALRLSLTNQVTALWKLGRFREGIAVAEEALELAHAQGERLGEGAGLEALGLLLSCLGEFTEAVRHQEEAVAVFRETGAVQAEIHVLCSLSTTYSCLGRGEEAALAAERAVDLARGIGILGDEVMVLNDLASAYLDLGRFAEAETCLKEAMALVEVSRRPDDFAMTRVLMAAVQQHFGLAEDARACEEEALELLRRRPTLARQTVVERRIGNLRLARGEHAQALEFYASALGRAAAAEYRMEEARALAGIARAAQALGDTARADGSRARAVGLFTAMGVPPGARCPL; the protein is encoded by the coding sequence GTGCCCGTCACCCGCCTGGTGGAAGCCGCCTGGGAGGACGAACCGCCCGCAACCGCCTCACACCAGATCCGCAAGGCCGTCGCCGACCTCCGCCAGCGGATCCCGGGCGGAAGCGACCTGATCGCCACCGACGGACCCGGCTACCGGGCCGTCCTCGAAGACGGGCAGCTCGACCTCTCCGCGTTCCTGCTGCACACCCAGCGGGCCCGCGAGGCACTGGCCGGCGGCCGCGCGGCGGACGCCGAGGCCGAGCTGCGCGCCGCACTGGCGCTGTGGCGGGGTCCCGTACTGTCCGGCGCCGGCGGCCCCGTCGTCGAATCCGCCTCCACCGCCCTGGAGGAGCGCCGGCTGACCGCCGCCGAACAGCTCTTCCAGCTCCGCCTGGAACACGGCGAGAGCTCCGAGCTCGTCGGCGACCTGCGCGAGCTCGTCGCCGCCCATCCGCTGCGCGAGAACCTGCGCGGCCACCTGATGCTGGCCCTGTACCGCTCGGGCCGGCAGGCCGAGGCCCTGGAGGAGTTCGGCCGGGTGCGCGAGCTCCTCGTCGAGGAGCTCGGCGTCGATCCCGGCCCGCGGCTCGGCCGGCTCCACGAGGACATCCTGCGCGACAGCCCGGAACTCGCCGCGCCCTGCACCCTCCCGTACGACCTCGCCGACTTCACCGGCCGCGACCGGGAACTGGCCGACCTGCTGGCCGCCGCCGGGGACGGGGACGAGACCGGCACCCGGATCGTCGCCGTCGACGGCATGGGCGGCACCGGCAAGACCTCGCTCGCGGTCCGCGCCGCGCACCGGCTGGCCGAGCGGTTCCCGGACGGCCAGCTCCACGTGGACCTGCGCGGCTACACCCCGGGCGAGCAGCCGCTGCGGCCCGGAACGGTCATCGCCGGCCTCCTGCGCACCCTCGGGGTGCCGGGCGAGCGGATCCCCGAGGACCCCGCCGGGCGGGCCGCCCTGTGGCGGGCCACCCTGGTCGGCCGCCGGCTGCTGCTCCTCTTCGACAACGCCTCCGACGCCGCCCAGGTCCGCCCGCTGCTGCCCGCTTCGCCCGGCTGCCTGGTCCTGGTCACCAGCCGGGCGAGGCTGGTCGAGCTGGACGGGGCCGAGTGGATCTCCATCGGCGTGATGTCGCCCGCGGACAGCCTCGCGCTGATCACCGAGACCCTGGGCGCCGAGCGCACCGAGCGCGAGCCGGAGGCGGCCCGGGCGCTCGCCGCGCTGTGCGGGCACCTGCCGCTGGCCCTGCGCATCGCCACGGCCAGACTGCGCAACCGCTCCCGGTGGACCGTGCGGCACCTCGTGGACCGGCTCGGCGACGAGACCCGGCTGCTGGACGAGCTGAGCTCGGGCGAGCGGAGCGTGGCGGCCACGCTGCGGCTCTCGTACCAGGCGATGGACGAGGACCACCGCACGGCCTTCCGGCTGCTGGGCCTGCACCCGGGCGCGGAGATCGACGTCCACTCGGCGGCGGCCCTGCTGGCCGTGCACACCCGCGAAGCGGAGGACCTCCTGGAGGACCTCCTCGACATGCACCTGGTCCAGCAGCCCGAGCTGGGCTACTACGCCTTCCACGACCTGGTGCGCAGCTTCGCGCAGAGCCTGCGCAACACGGAGACGGCCGTGGACGACACGGCGGCGGTGGAGCGGCTGCTGGACTACTTCTACACGGCGACGGAGGCGGCGTGCGGGGTGCTGTTCCCCGCACGCTCGCCCTACGAGACGGGCCTGACGGGCTCGGCGGCGACCCTGCCCGCGCTCGGGGACGCCGACCCGGCCACCGCCTGGTTCGACCGCGAGGCCGCCGCGCTGATCGCCGCGGTGACGGCCGCCGAAGCCGGGGGCTTCCCCCGGCACGCCGTGTGGCTCGCCCGCAACCTGATGTTCTTCCTCAACATGCGGACGTACACCGAGCAGTACCTACAGGTCGGCAAGGTCGCGGCGGCCGCGGCCCGGCGGCTCAAAGACGCGAGGGCGCTGCGGCTGAGCCTGACCAACCAGGTCACCGCCCTGTGGAAGCTCGGCCGCTTCCGCGAGGGCATCGCCGTCGCGGAAGAGGCGCTGGAACTGGCCCACGCGCAGGGCGAGCGGCTCGGCGAGGGCGCCGGCCTGGAGGCCCTCGGCCTGCTGCTGAGCTGCCTCGGGGAGTTCACCGAGGCCGTGCGCCACCAGGAGGAGGCCGTCGCGGTGTTCCGCGAGACCGGGGCCGTCCAGGCGGAGATCCACGTCCTGTGCTCGCTGAGCACCACCTACTCCTGCCTCGGGCGGGGCGAGGAAGCCGCCCTGGCGGCGGAAAGGGCCGTGGACCTCGCCCGCGGGATCGGCATCCTCGGCGACGAGGTCATGGTGTTGAACGACCTGGCGAGCGCGTACCTGGACCTGGGCCGGTTCGCGGAGGCGGAGACCTGCCTGAAGGAGGCGATGGCGCTCGTCGAGGTCTCGCGCAGGCCCGACGACTTCGCGATGACCCGGGTCCTCATGGCCGCCGTCCAGCAGCACTTCGGCCTGGCCGAGGACGCGCGCGCCTGCGAGGAGGAGGCGCTGGAACTGCTCCGGCGCCGGCCCACCCTGGCCCGCCAGACGGTCGTCGAGCGGCGGATCGGCAACCTCCGGCTGGCGCGCGGCGAGCACGCCCAGGCCCTGGAGTTCTACGCGAGCGCGCTCGGGCGCGCGGCCGCGGCCGAGTACCGGATGGAGGAGGCCCGTGCGCTGGCCGGGATCGCCCGGGCCGCGCAGGCGCTGGGCGACACGGCGAGGGCGGACGGGAGCCGGGCCCGCGCCGTCGGACTGTTCACCGCGATGGGGGTGCCCCCGGGCGCCCGCTGCCCGCTCTGA
- a CDS encoding ATP-grasp domain-containing protein — translation MTAADPTADTTGTGPAARDRTMLLVGGTDQHLERAKALGVRVVLIQHPDKINAFQTGLADALLMVDYTDWATVRPLAEAAREVWGFDAVVSLTEGGLDTAARLREHFGFPGTRPEVSRRLRDKHLMRRHLAEHGTSAMHWGRVTDRASLEDFGGRAGFPFIVKPTDATASFGLIRVAGAGDLDAVWERIEELRGRRTDRGSTLFTVREFLMESYLDGPEFSVEAFSFGGRHVVVAVTEKLVDDTHFAELGHALPARLAPDAHARVTAAVAEFLDTMGVSDGPSHTELRLGSRGPVVIESHNRVGGGHINELVEAAYGIDLIAYGVAWPMGLVEELAGPPAARAGACTRFVLRDPGTVTAVSGVAEVAARADVLAVEVSVRPGDTVRPLRDNWDRLGFAAVTAADTDAAIALCERLTGGIRIDVTAHENTAPAADHGIAADPHDDDMEVAA, via the coding sequence ATGACCGCAGCCGACCCGACCGCCGACACCACCGGGACCGGCCCGGCCGCCCGGGACCGGACCATGCTGCTCGTCGGCGGCACGGACCAGCACCTGGAGCGCGCCAAGGCCCTGGGTGTGCGCGTGGTGCTGATCCAGCACCCCGACAAGATCAACGCCTTCCAGACCGGGCTCGCCGACGCCCTCCTGATGGTCGACTACACCGACTGGGCCACCGTGCGGCCGCTCGCCGAGGCCGCCCGCGAGGTCTGGGGGTTCGACGCCGTCGTCTCCCTCACCGAGGGCGGACTGGACACCGCGGCCCGGCTGAGGGAGCACTTCGGCTTCCCCGGCACCCGCCCGGAGGTGAGCCGCCGGCTGCGCGACAAGCACCTCATGCGGCGCCACCTCGCCGAGCACGGCACGTCGGCCATGCACTGGGGCCGGGTCACCGACCGGGCCTCCCTGGAGGACTTCGGCGGACGCGCGGGCTTCCCCTTCATCGTCAAGCCCACCGACGCGACCGCGAGCTTCGGCCTGATCCGGGTCGCCGGCGCGGGTGACCTGGACGCCGTGTGGGAGCGGATCGAGGAGCTGCGCGGCCGGCGCACCGACCGCGGCTCGACCCTCTTCACCGTCCGCGAGTTCCTGATGGAGTCCTACCTCGACGGACCCGAGTTCAGCGTGGAGGCCTTCAGCTTCGGCGGCCGCCACGTGGTGGTCGCGGTGACCGAGAAGCTCGTCGACGACACGCACTTCGCGGAGCTGGGCCACGCCCTGCCCGCGCGCCTCGCGCCGGACGCGCACGCCCGGGTCACCGCCGCGGTGGCCGAGTTCCTCGACACGATGGGCGTGAGCGACGGGCCCAGCCACACCGAGCTGCGCCTGGGCTCGCGCGGCCCCGTCGTCATCGAGTCCCACAACCGGGTCGGCGGCGGCCACATCAACGAGCTGGTCGAGGCGGCGTACGGGATCGACCTCATCGCGTACGGGGTGGCCTGGCCGATGGGCCTGGTCGAGGAACTCGCCGGGCCCCCCGCGGCCCGCGCGGGGGCCTGCACCCGCTTCGTGCTGCGCGACCCGGGGACGGTCACCGCCGTGTCGGGCGTCGCGGAGGTCGCGGCCCGCGCCGACGTGCTAGCCGTGGAGGTCTCCGTACGCCCCGGCGACACGGTCCGCCCGCTGCGGGACAACTGGGACCGGCTCGGCTTCGCCGCCGTCACGGCGGCCGACACCGATGCCGCGATCGCGCTCTGCGAGCGGCTGACCGGCGGGATCCGCATCGACGTGACCGCACACGAGAACACCGCGCCCGCCGCCGATCACGGCATCGCCGCGGACCCGCACGACGACGACATGGAGGTGGCGGCATGA
- a CDS encoding ATP-grasp domain-containing protein yields MTHPRSTGRLLMVMPYEQLVRKAVEAGFRVWSIWDPKLRPAAYLDKVAAHSEQVALVDFEDEAALRALVARIAGEYRVDHVLHLGSESSMAPVLAEAEALGLSPNRAESVRLLNDKNAMRRLLNRNGVSVVRAREAAVLREVAGLLAEFGLPAVVKPANSAGSRGIALVRTAADLAEWTRLVEAAGLEGPYIIEEFLDGPEFSVETLTVDGMHEVVGITAKQTSGAPRFIETGHVHPAPLSPVDEGAIRSTVTALLDLAGYEFGPAHTEVILTPAGPRIVESQARLGGDRIPLLVEVATGFDLEAAIFRALAGEDVKVPAPHRYASIGYFRLPAGPLESVGGLAELAALEHVHAVHFPYEAGDVLPHTTDSATRHGYAVVDAASPAEAAERIASARAALRTTTAPGAAPAAALAAAAAPKEALR; encoded by the coding sequence ATGACCCACCCCCGCAGCACCGGCCGGCTCCTGATGGTGATGCCGTACGAGCAACTCGTCCGCAAGGCCGTCGAGGCCGGCTTCCGGGTCTGGTCGATCTGGGACCCGAAGCTCCGGCCGGCCGCCTACCTCGACAAGGTCGCGGCGCACTCGGAGCAGGTGGCGCTGGTCGACTTCGAGGACGAGGCCGCCCTGCGCGCCCTGGTGGCCCGCATCGCCGGCGAGTACCGGGTGGACCACGTCCTGCACCTGGGCAGCGAGTCCAGCATGGCCCCGGTGCTCGCCGAGGCCGAGGCCCTGGGCCTGTCGCCGAACCGCGCGGAGTCCGTCCGGCTGCTCAACGACAAGAACGCGATGCGCCGGCTGCTCAACCGCAACGGCGTCTCCGTGGTCCGCGCCCGGGAAGCCGCCGTGCTCCGCGAAGTGGCGGGACTGCTCGCGGAGTTCGGCCTGCCGGCCGTCGTCAAGCCCGCCAACTCGGCGGGCAGCCGCGGCATCGCGCTGGTGCGCACGGCCGCCGACCTCGCGGAGTGGACCCGGCTGGTCGAGGCCGCGGGCCTCGAAGGCCCGTACATCATCGAGGAGTTCCTCGACGGGCCCGAGTTCAGCGTCGAGACCCTGACCGTCGACGGCATGCACGAGGTCGTCGGGATCACCGCCAAGCAGACCAGCGGCGCGCCCCGGTTCATCGAGACCGGGCACGTCCACCCCGCCCCGCTGTCCCCGGTGGACGAGGGCGCGATCCGCTCGACCGTCACCGCCCTGCTCGACCTCGCGGGGTACGAGTTCGGCCCGGCGCACACCGAGGTGATCCTCACCCCGGCCGGGCCGCGCATCGTGGAGTCCCAGGCCCGGCTCGGCGGCGACCGGATCCCGCTGCTCGTGGAGGTGGCGACCGGCTTCGACCTGGAGGCGGCGATCTTCAGGGCACTGGCCGGCGAGGACGTCAAGGTCCCGGCGCCCCACCGGTACGCCTCCATCGGCTACTTCCGGCTGCCGGCCGGGCCGCTGGAGTCCGTCGGCGGCCTGGCCGAACTGGCCGCCCTGGAGCACGTGCACGCCGTGCACTTCCCGTACGAGGCCGGCGACGTCCTGCCGCACACCACCGACTCCGCCACCCGCCACGGCTACGCCGTCGTCGACGCCGCGAGTCCCGCCGAGGCCGCCGAGCGGATCGCCTCGGCCCGCGCCGCGCTGCGCACCACGACCGCTCCCGGCGCCGCTCCCGCCGCCGCACTCGCCGCCGCTGCCGCCCCGAAGGAGGCCCTGCGATGA
- a CDS encoding MFS transporter, which produces MSFRELHPNIKLRLGVGFVQRLLGIMLMPLMVIHLAALYGAATAGALTLAVAVAGIACNFLGGHLADVHGRKPLMVAGEIGATLTFGLLALANSPWWQSGAATFVLFLLNTCLASAATPAADAMMIDVSTPENRTLVYTINYWSINMAFTLGALIGGFFYGDHFALLLTAAAALSAATTLVTWWWIAESAPQYAKAQAAGVSAMLRGYLAVSRDRVFLRLMVAATFTRAVEVQIGYYIAVRLSDEFPEQALTGLERWFPAVDGVAMLGILRAVNTALVVVFALFAGSMFRRLSDRVRLYAGLVVFTAGYMVLAVSNSGWILIAAAVLMTLGEIANVPVKQALLADLVDPAARTKYLAAYGLNARVGLLVGSLCVSVGAFVSPVGMSLLYGAFGLGAILVYRSLLPLREARRSAAEQSEAGPADTERNDTGRNDTEAAEAARPAAAPAQNGATS; this is translated from the coding sequence GTGAGCTTCCGCGAGCTGCACCCCAACATCAAGCTGCGGCTCGGTGTCGGCTTCGTGCAGCGGCTGCTCGGCATCATGCTGATGCCGCTGATGGTCATCCACCTGGCCGCGCTGTACGGCGCGGCGACGGCCGGCGCGCTCACCCTGGCCGTGGCGGTCGCGGGCATCGCCTGCAACTTCCTCGGCGGCCACCTCGCCGACGTCCACGGCCGCAAGCCGTTGATGGTCGCGGGCGAGATCGGGGCGACCCTCACCTTCGGGCTGCTCGCCCTGGCCAACTCGCCCTGGTGGCAGTCGGGAGCGGCGACCTTCGTCCTCTTCCTGCTCAACACCTGCCTGGCGAGCGCCGCCACTCCCGCCGCCGACGCGATGATGATCGACGTCTCCACCCCGGAGAACCGCACGCTCGTCTACACGATCAACTACTGGTCGATCAACATGGCGTTCACCCTGGGCGCCCTGATCGGCGGGTTCTTCTACGGCGACCACTTCGCCCTGCTGCTGACCGCGGCGGCCGCGCTCTCCGCCGCGACCACCCTGGTGACCTGGTGGTGGATCGCCGAGAGCGCCCCGCAGTACGCCAAGGCCCAGGCGGCCGGCGTGTCGGCCATGCTCCGCGGCTACCTCGCGGTCTCCCGGGACCGGGTGTTCCTGCGGCTGATGGTCGCGGCGACCTTCACCCGGGCCGTCGAGGTGCAGATCGGCTACTACATCGCCGTACGGCTCTCCGACGAGTTCCCCGAGCAGGCGCTGACCGGCCTGGAGCGCTGGTTCCCGGCGGTCGACGGGGTCGCGATGCTCGGCATCCTGCGCGCGGTCAACACCGCCCTCGTCGTCGTCTTCGCCCTCTTCGCGGGCAGCATGTTCCGCCGCCTGTCCGACCGCGTCCGGCTGTACGCGGGCCTGGTCGTCTTCACCGCCGGGTACATGGTCCTGGCCGTCAGCAACAGCGGCTGGATCCTGATCGCCGCCGCCGTCCTGATGACCCTCGGCGAGATCGCCAACGTCCCGGTCAAGCAGGCCCTGCTGGCCGACCTCGTGGACCCGGCCGCCCGCACCAAGTACCTGGCCGCCTACGGCCTCAACGCCCGCGTCGGGCTGCTCGTCGGCTCGCTGTGCGTGAGCGTCGGAGCCTTCGTCTCCCCGGTCGGCATGAGCCTGCTCTACGGGGCCTTCGGCCTCGGCGCCATCCTCGTCTACCGCTCCCTGCTGCCGCTGCGCGAAGCCCGCCGGAGCGCGGCCGAGCAGAGCGAAGCCGGCCCGGCCGACACCGAGCGGAACGACACCGGGCGGAACGACACCGAGGCCGCGGAGGCGGCCCGGCCGGCCGCCGCGCCGGCCCAGAACGGAGCCACGTCATGA
- a CDS encoding 4-oxalocrotonate tautomerase family protein: MPVITVDWWQGNDRAQRAELVRELTETASRVAHCPHEAVTVIVRDVEPAYWGKGGTLADELLGADDGAHGGADDGADGAGS; encoded by the coding sequence ATGCCGGTGATCACCGTCGACTGGTGGCAGGGCAACGACCGTGCCCAGCGTGCCGAGCTCGTCCGCGAACTGACCGAGACCGCCTCCCGCGTCGCCCACTGCCCGCACGAGGCCGTGACCGTGATCGTCCGGGACGTGGAGCCGGCCTACTGGGGCAAGGGCGGCACCCTCGCCGACGAACTCCTCGGCGCCGACGACGGCGCCCACGGCGGAGCCGACGACGGAGCCGACGGAGCCGGGTCGTGA
- a CDS encoding cysteine synthase family protein: MRPIADSIEDLVGSTPLIRLRFEDTAPGTEVLAKLESANPMSSSKDRAALYMLRAAELRGELTPGNGTVIEATSGNTGISLAAFSAARGYRCVIVLPDSATRERVSLLKALGAEIVQTPREAGYPGAIAKAEELHAATPGSWFPCQHENPDNVRAHYETTGPEIWTDTAGRVDVLVCGVGTGGTLTGAAKYLKEQDPSIRVIAVEPENSPVLSRGTGGLHRIPGLNGGFVAPTTDVALIDHVVTVSDEDAMTAARALARRQGIFVGVSSGAVAHACAELAAHPDYIGASIVTVLPDTGERYLSLWDEAGDPTARATARPAGQPLLQPVAKVPVQPVA, translated from the coding sequence ATGCGCCCCATCGCCGACAGCATCGAGGACCTGGTCGGTTCGACCCCGCTGATCCGCCTGCGCTTCGAGGACACCGCCCCGGGCACCGAGGTGCTGGCCAAGCTGGAGTCGGCCAACCCGATGTCCAGCAGCAAGGACCGGGCCGCCCTGTACATGCTGCGGGCCGCCGAGCTGCGGGGCGAGCTGACGCCCGGCAACGGCACCGTCATCGAGGCGACGTCCGGCAACACGGGCATCTCGCTGGCCGCGTTCTCCGCCGCCCGCGGCTACCGCTGCGTCATCGTGCTGCCCGACAGCGCCACCCGGGAGCGGGTCTCCCTGCTCAAGGCGCTCGGCGCGGAGATCGTGCAGACCCCGCGCGAGGCCGGGTACCCCGGTGCGATCGCCAAGGCCGAGGAGCTGCACGCGGCGACCCCCGGCTCCTGGTTCCCCTGCCAGCACGAGAACCCCGACAACGTGCGGGCCCACTACGAGACCACCGGCCCGGAGATCTGGACCGACACGGCCGGCCGCGTCGACGTCCTGGTCTGCGGCGTGGGCACCGGCGGGACCCTGACCGGCGCCGCGAAGTACCTGAAGGAGCAGGACCCGTCGATCCGCGTCATCGCGGTCGAGCCGGAGAACTCCCCCGTGCTCTCCCGGGGCACCGGCGGCCTGCACCGGATCCCCGGTCTCAACGGCGGCTTCGTCGCCCCCACCACGGACGTCGCCCTGATCGACCACGTGGTCACCGTGTCCGACGAGGACGCGATGACCGCCGCCCGTGCGCTCGCCCGCCGCCAGGGCATCTTCGTCGGGGTCTCCTCCGGCGCCGTCGCCCACGCCTGCGCCGAGCTGGCCGCGCACCCGGACTACATCGGCGCCTCGATCGTCACCGTGCTGCCCGACACGGGCGAGCGCTACCTCAGCCTCTGGGACGAGGCCGGCGACCCCACCGCCCGGGCCACGGCCCGGCCGGCCGGGCAGCCGCTCCTCCAGCCGGTCGCCAAGGTGCCCGTCCAGCCCGTCGCCTGA
- the epsC gene encoding serine O-acetyltransferase EpsC, producing MAADRPGLLRIMKEDLDVVVARDPSIRSRREALLHAALPALWAHRIAHRLHRRGLRMTARAIAWHARRGTAVEIHPGAVLGRRVFIDHGAAVVIGETAVVGDDVTIYHQVTLGAVGWWSDNNRADGERRHPVVGHDVVLGTNATVLGPVTIGEHAVIGAQALVNKDVPPGARVLAATAVIKAVGAEPQPMEDLYATTASAGSW from the coding sequence ATGGCCGCCGACCGGCCCGGTCTGCTCAGGATCATGAAGGAGGACCTGGACGTGGTGGTGGCCCGCGATCCCTCGATCCGCAGCCGCCGCGAGGCCCTGCTGCACGCCGCGCTGCCCGCGCTGTGGGCGCACCGGATCGCGCACCGGCTGCACCGGCGGGGGCTGCGGATGACCGCGCGGGCCATCGCCTGGCACGCCCGGCGCGGCACCGCCGTGGAGATCCACCCCGGTGCGGTGCTCGGCCGGCGGGTGTTCATCGACCACGGTGCGGCCGTGGTGATCGGCGAGACCGCGGTGGTCGGCGACGACGTGACCATCTACCACCAGGTGACGCTGGGCGCGGTCGGCTGGTGGAGCGACAACAACCGGGCCGACGGGGAGCGCCGCCACCCGGTGGTGGGCCACGACGTCGTGCTCGGTACGAACGCCACCGTGCTGGGGCCCGTCACCATCGGCGAGCACGCCGTCATCGGCGCCCAGGCCCTGGTGAACAAGGACGTGCCCCCGGGGGCGCGGGTGCTGGCCGCCACCGCCGTGATCAAGGCGGTGGGCGCGGAGCCGCAGCCCATGGAGGACCTGTACGCGACGACCGCGTCGGCCGGGTCCTGGTAG
- a CDS encoding NADPH-dependent FMN reductase: protein MAKIVLVSGSTRRDSVNTAVLATVRHIIEGLPGAHEAVSLSVAELPFYEASLEQADGSAAVRGAKELVAGADALFISTPSYNGEMPGALKNALDWLSRPGGESPLSGKVTAVASASPGARGGLDAQPGLVGVLRRCGAQLVEHEPVAVGGTGALAAEGGRYTDPELVARLESLTLAVLAEVSGHTAVGDRAEALV from the coding sequence GTGGCGAAGATCGTTCTGGTGTCCGGCAGCACGCGCCGAGACTCGGTGAACACCGCAGTACTGGCGACCGTGCGCCACATCATCGAGGGTCTGCCCGGCGCGCACGAGGCCGTCTCCCTCTCCGTCGCGGAACTGCCGTTCTACGAGGCCTCCCTGGAGCAGGCCGACGGTTCGGCGGCGGTGCGCGGGGCCAAGGAGCTGGTCGCCGGCGCGGACGCGCTGTTCATCAGCACCCCCTCCTACAACGGCGAGATGCCGGGCGCGCTGAAGAACGCGCTGGACTGGCTGTCCCGGCCGGGCGGCGAGAGCCCGCTCAGCGGCAAGGTCACGGCCGTGGCCAGCGCCTCCCCCGGAGCGCGCGGCGGGCTCGACGCCCAGCCCGGTCTGGTCGGCGTACTGCGCCGCTGCGGCGCGCAGCTCGTCGAGCACGAGCCGGTGGCCGTCGGCGGCACGGGTGCGCTGGCCGCCGAGGGCGGGCGCTACACCGACCCGGAGCTCGTGGCCCGGCTCGAAAGCCTGACCCTCGCCGTGCTCGCCGAGGTCTCCGGGCACACCGCCGTCGGGGACCGCGCCGAGGCGCTCGTCTGA
- a CDS encoding MFS transporter — protein MLTALLTGAMAFSMLQLFLFGALGPRLVAEWGVSAAVLGLTTTIGFGTAAVLSPFGGRLVDRIGPRRSLVLLLSVSAATLALIGSAPGPGFLLAAVALGGVPQALANPATNKAILAAVAPARRGPVTGMKQSGVQLGAFAAGLPLTALAGTAGWRGAVWTAAAAAALAALWALRALPADPPAKPAAPRSSLVPRGDIAWLAVFSLFLGSGIASVNTYVALFGAQRLDMGPTAAGALVAVLGVAGIGGRIGWSKAARPGRAQWLPGLLAAGSVGAAVLLAAALSAGPLVWVAAVAVGVFAVSANAVSMVLVMQRSAPGRAGQDSALVAAGFFTGFAVGPPLFGPLADAGRYGEGWLLVAAEFALACAVATVWALRERRARAAAAAA, from the coding sequence ATGCTGACGGCCCTGCTCACCGGCGCCATGGCCTTCTCGATGCTGCAGCTGTTCCTCTTCGGCGCGCTCGGCCCCAGGCTGGTGGCCGAGTGGGGCGTCTCGGCGGCCGTGCTCGGTCTGACGACCACGATCGGATTCGGCACGGCGGCCGTGCTGTCGCCGTTCGGCGGCCGCCTGGTGGACCGGATCGGGCCGCGCCGCTCCCTCGTCCTGCTCCTGTCGGTGTCCGCCGCGACGCTCGCGCTGATCGGCTCCGCACCCGGCCCCGGCTTCCTCCTCGCCGCCGTCGCGCTGGGCGGAGTGCCCCAGGCCCTGGCCAACCCGGCGACCAACAAGGCGATCCTCGCCGCCGTGGCCCCCGCCCGGCGCGGGCCGGTGACCGGCATGAAGCAGTCCGGCGTCCAGCTCGGCGCCTTCGCGGCCGGGCTGCCGCTCACGGCGCTGGCCGGTACGGCCGGCTGGCGCGGGGCCGTGTGGACGGCGGCGGCCGCGGCCGCGCTGGCGGCCCTGTGGGCGCTGCGCGCCCTGCCCGCAGACCCTCCGGCGAAGCCCGCCGCGCCGCGCTCCTCGCTCGTCCCCCGGGGCGACATCGCCTGGCTGGCGGTGTTCTCCCTCTTCCTGGGCTCCGGGATCGCCTCGGTGAACACCTACGTCGCCCTGTTCGGCGCGCAGCGGCTCGACATGGGCCCCACTGCGGCCGGCGCCCTGGTCGCGGTGCTCGGCGTCGCGGGCATCGGCGGCCGGATCGGCTGGTCGAAGGCGGCCCGGCCGGGGCGCGCGCAGTGGCTGCCGGGCCTGCTGGCGGCCGGATCGGTCGGGGCGGCCGTGCTGCTGGCGGCGGCGCTCAGCGCGGGGCCGCTGGTCTGGGTGGCCGCCGTGGCCGTCGGGGTGTTCGCCGTATCGGCCAACGCCGTCTCGATGGTGCTGGTGATGCAGCGCTCCGCCCCCGGCCGGGCCGGCCAGGACTCGGCGCTCGTGGCCGCCGGATTCTTCACCGGGTTCGCCGTGGGCCCGCCCCTCTTCGGCCCGCTCGCGGACGCGGGCCGCTACGGCGAGGGCTGGCTGCTGGTCGCCGCCGAGTTCGCCCTGGCCTGCGCCGTGGCGACGGTGTGGGCGCTGCGGGAGCGGCGCGCACGGGCCGCGGCGGCCGCCGCGTGA